A genomic stretch from Burkholderia pyrrocinia includes:
- a CDS encoding UDP-glucose dehydrogenase family protein, with protein MKITIIGTGYVGLVTGSCLAEIGHDVFCLDVDPRKIDILNNGGMPIHEPGLLDIIARNRAAGRLRFSTDLEASVAHGEIQFIAVGTPPDEDGSADLQYVLEAARNIGRHMTGFKVIVDKSTVPVGTAQRVRGVVDEALAARGLGGSVAHRFSVVSNPEFLKEGAAVEDFMRPDRIIIGVDGDETGTIAREKMKKLYAPFNRNHERTIYMDVRSAEFAKYAANAMLATRISFMNEMSNLADKVGADIEAVRRGIGSDPRIGYHFLYAGVGYGGSCFPKDVQALIRTAGENGQPLRILEAVEAANHAQKDVLIGKIEQRFGADLTGREFAVWGLAFKPNTDDMREAPSRRLIAALLERGAIVRAYDPVAVDEARRVFALDFGDDADALARLQLVDTQDVAVTGADALVIVTEWKEFRSPDFTRLKAELKAPVIFDGRNLYEPDAMAELGIDYYAIGRPYVDPQSFSRG; from the coding sequence ATGAAAATCACCATCATCGGCACCGGCTATGTCGGCCTCGTCACGGGCTCATGCCTCGCGGAGATCGGTCACGACGTCTTCTGTCTCGACGTCGATCCGCGCAAGATCGACATCCTGAATAACGGCGGGATGCCGATTCACGAACCGGGGCTGCTGGACATCATCGCGCGCAACCGCGCGGCGGGGCGCCTGCGCTTTTCGACCGACCTCGAGGCGAGCGTCGCGCACGGCGAGATCCAGTTCATTGCGGTCGGCACGCCGCCCGACGAGGACGGCTCGGCCGACCTGCAATACGTGCTCGAGGCCGCGCGCAACATCGGCCGCCACATGACGGGCTTCAAGGTGATCGTCGACAAGTCGACGGTGCCGGTCGGTACCGCGCAGCGCGTGCGCGGCGTGGTCGACGAGGCGCTTGCCGCACGCGGGCTCGGCGGCAGCGTCGCGCATCGCTTCTCGGTCGTGTCGAACCCGGAATTCCTGAAGGAAGGCGCCGCGGTCGAGGACTTCATGCGCCCTGACCGGATCATCATCGGTGTCGACGGCGACGAGACGGGCACGATCGCGCGCGAGAAGATGAAGAAGCTTTACGCGCCGTTCAACCGCAACCACGAGCGGACGATCTACATGGACGTGCGTTCGGCCGAATTCGCGAAATATGCGGCGAATGCGATGCTCGCGACGCGTATCTCGTTCATGAACGAGATGTCGAATCTCGCCGACAAGGTCGGTGCCGACATCGAGGCCGTGCGCCGCGGGATCGGCTCCGATCCGCGCATCGGCTACCACTTCCTGTACGCGGGCGTCGGCTACGGCGGCTCGTGCTTCCCGAAGGACGTCCAGGCGCTGATTCGCACCGCGGGCGAGAACGGCCAGCCGCTGCGCATCCTGGAAGCCGTCGAGGCGGCCAACCATGCGCAGAAGGACGTGCTGATCGGCAAGATCGAGCAGCGCTTCGGCGCCGACTTGACCGGCCGCGAGTTCGCGGTCTGGGGCCTGGCGTTCAAGCCGAACACCGACGACATGCGCGAGGCGCCGAGCCGCCGCTTGATCGCCGCGCTGCTCGAGCGCGGCGCGATCGTGCGCGCGTACGATCCGGTCGCGGTCGACGAGGCGCGGCGCGTGTTCGCGCTGGATTTCGGCGACGATGCGGATGCGCTTGCACGGCTGCAGCTCGTCGATACGCAGGACGTCGCCGTGACGGGTGCGGACGCGCTCGTGATCGTGACCGAATGGAAGGAATTCCGGAGCCCCGATTTCACGCGCCTGAAGGCCGAACTGAAGGCGCCGGTGATTTTCGACGGGCGCAACCTGTACGAGCCGGACGCGATGGCCGAACTGGGCATCGACTACTATGCGATCGGCCGGCCGTATGTCGATCCCCAGTCGTTCTCCCGTGGCTGA
- the rfaE1 gene encoding D-glycero-beta-D-manno-heptose-7-phosphate kinase, which translates to MNTLREVVPVPRAQLARSRVLVVGDVMLDRYWFGNVDRISPEAPVPVVHVQRQEERLGGAANVARNAVTLGGQAGLLCVVGCDEPGERIVEMLGSSGVTPYLERDPTLPTTIKLRVLARQQQLLRVDFEAMPTHEVLLAGLARFDALLPQHDVVLMSDYAKGGLTHVTTMIEKARAAGKAVLVDPKGDDWARYRGASLITPNRAELREVVGQWKSEDDLRARVANLRAELGIDALLLTRSEEGMTLFSATGELHAPALAREVYDVSGAGDTVIATVATMLGAGVPLVDAVVLANRAAGIVVGKLGTATVDYDELFH; encoded by the coding sequence ATGAATACTCTCCGCGAAGTCGTTCCGGTGCCGCGCGCGCAGCTCGCGCGCTCGCGTGTGCTTGTCGTCGGCGACGTGATGCTCGACCGTTACTGGTTCGGCAACGTCGATCGAATTTCGCCGGAAGCGCCGGTGCCGGTCGTGCACGTGCAGCGTCAGGAAGAGCGGCTCGGGGGTGCGGCCAACGTCGCGCGCAATGCCGTGACGCTCGGCGGCCAGGCCGGATTGCTGTGCGTCGTCGGTTGCGACGAACCCGGCGAGCGGATCGTCGAGATGCTCGGCAGCAGCGGCGTGACGCCGTATCTCGAGCGCGACCCGACGCTGCCGACCACGATCAAGCTGCGCGTGCTCGCACGCCAGCAGCAACTGCTGCGCGTCGACTTCGAGGCGATGCCTACGCACGAGGTGCTGCTCGCGGGGCTCGCGCGCTTCGACGCGCTGCTGCCGCAGCACGACGTCGTGCTGATGTCGGATTACGCGAAGGGCGGCCTGACGCACGTCACGACGATGATCGAGAAAGCGCGGGCGGCCGGCAAGGCCGTCCTCGTCGACCCGAAGGGCGACGACTGGGCGCGCTACCGCGGCGCCTCGCTGATCACGCCGAATCGCGCGGAGTTGCGCGAAGTGGTCGGGCAGTGGAAATCGGAAGATGATCTGCGCGCGCGCGTTGCGAATCTGCGTGCGGAACTCGGCATCGACGCGCTGCTGCTCACGCGTTCCGAAGAGGGCATGACGCTCTTTTCCGCCACCGGCGAACTGCACGCACCGGCGCTTGCGCGCGAGGTGTACGACGTGTCGGGCGCGGGCGATACCGTGATCGCGACGGTCGCGACGATGCTCGGCGCAGGCGTGCCGCTCGTCGACGCGGTCGTGCTCGCGAATCGCGCGGCAGGCATCGTGGTCGGCAAGCTCGGCACGGCCACGGTGGACTACGACGAACTGTTTCACTGA
- the lapB gene encoding lipopolysaccharide assembly protein LapB, with amino-acid sequence MDLDFWWLLAIPVAFALGWAASRYDLKNLLSESANLPRSYFRGLNFLLNEQPDKAIDAFIEVAKLDPETVELHFALGNLFRRRGETDRAIRVHQNLLSRTDLPVNERDHALYELGQDFLKAGLLDRAEEAFHKLADGDYALGAQRALLTIYEIEKDWNKSIDTAKRIESMSDKPLGTEIAQFHCELAQDALQRKNAAAAAEQLRLALTVNPQNVRATILSGDAAEAEGNHAAAIEHWKRVEAQNPAYLPLVADKLMKAYVALGKNVDGAELLMGYVDRYPSNDLLDIAYQHIAGLRGQDAAHTLARAQMEKSPNLSGMLHLLDAQIAAADEPRRKELEMMRALIKQRTKNLPRYTCQNCGFRARLFYWQCPGCSGWETYAPRRVEPAMSS; translated from the coding sequence ATGGATCTGGATTTCTGGTGGTTGCTCGCGATTCCGGTTGCGTTCGCGCTCGGTTGGGCGGCGTCACGCTATGACCTGAAGAATCTCCTGTCGGAGAGTGCCAACCTGCCGCGATCGTATTTTCGCGGCCTGAATTTTCTGTTGAACGAACAACCGGACAAGGCGATCGACGCGTTCATCGAGGTCGCCAAGCTCGACCCCGAGACGGTCGAGCTGCACTTCGCGCTCGGCAACCTGTTCCGCCGTCGCGGTGAAACCGACCGTGCAATCCGCGTGCACCAGAACCTGCTGAGCCGTACGGACCTGCCGGTCAACGAGCGCGACCATGCGCTGTACGAGCTCGGCCAGGATTTCCTCAAGGCCGGCCTGCTCGATCGCGCCGAGGAGGCGTTCCACAAGCTCGCCGACGGCGACTACGCGCTTGGCGCACAGCGGGCGCTGCTGACGATCTACGAGATCGAGAAGGACTGGAACAAGTCGATCGATACCGCGAAGCGCATCGAGTCGATGAGCGACAAACCGCTCGGCACCGAAATCGCGCAGTTTCACTGCGAACTCGCGCAGGACGCGTTGCAGCGCAAGAACGCGGCTGCGGCCGCAGAGCAACTGCGGCTCGCGCTGACCGTGAACCCGCAGAACGTTCGCGCGACGATCCTGTCCGGCGATGCCGCGGAGGCGGAGGGCAATCACGCGGCTGCGATCGAGCACTGGAAGCGTGTCGAAGCGCAGAACCCGGCGTATCTGCCGCTCGTCGCCGACAAGCTGATGAAGGCCTATGTCGCGCTCGGCAAGAACGTCGACGGCGCGGAGCTGCTGATGGGGTATGTCGACCGCTATCCGTCGAACGACCTGCTCGACATCGCCTATCAGCATATCGCGGGGTTGCGCGGCCAGGATGCAGCGCACACGCTCGCGCGCGCGCAGATGGAGAAGTCGCCGAACCTGTCGGGGATGCTGCACCTGCTCGATGCGCAGATCGCGGCGGCCGACGAACCGCGTCGTAAGGAACTTGAAATGATGCGTGCGCTGATCAAGCAGCGCACGAAAAATCTGCCACGGTATACGTGCCAGAATTGCGGTTTCCGGGCGCGGCTCTTCTACTGGCAGTGCCCCGGATGCAGCGGCTGGGAAACCTATGCGCCGCGCCGCGTCGAACCTGCGATGTCGAGCTGA
- a CDS encoding lipopolysaccharide assembly protein LapA domain-containing protein: MKFIVWLIRVLVFVLLLVLALANTQTATLNFVAGYAWQAPLILIGLAFFVVGLLAGLLSALPSIFRLRLENGRLKRDLRAARETPAVIDQPPMPPVI; encoded by the coding sequence ATGAAGTTTATCGTCTGGCTGATCCGGGTATTGGTGTTCGTGCTGCTGCTGGTGCTCGCGCTGGCCAATACGCAAACCGCGACGCTGAATTTTGTTGCCGGCTATGCATGGCAAGCGCCGCTGATCCTGATCGGCCTCGCGTTCTTCGTCGTGGGGCTGCTGGCCGGCCTGCTGTCCGCGCTGCCTTCGATCTTCCGTCTGCGTCTCGAGAACGGGCGCCTGAAGCGCGATCTGCGCGCGGCGCGCGAAACGCCTGCCGTCATCGACCAGCCGCCGATGCCGCCCGTCATTTAA
- a CDS encoding integration host factor subunit beta, whose protein sequence is MTKSELVAQLASRFPQLVLKDADFAVKTMLDAMSDALAKGHRIEIRGFGSFGLNRRPARVGRNPKSGEKVQVPEKFVPHFKPGKELRERVDGRAGEPLKADDPDDER, encoded by the coding sequence ATGACCAAATCCGAGTTGGTCGCGCAGCTGGCATCGCGATTTCCGCAACTTGTCCTCAAGGATGCGGATTTCGCGGTGAAAACGATGCTCGATGCGATGTCCGATGCCCTGGCGAAAGGGCATCGCATCGAAATTCGGGGTTTCGGCAGCTTCGGCCTCAACCGTCGCCCGGCGCGCGTCGGACGCAACCCGAAGTCGGGGGAGAAAGTGCAGGTGCCCGAGAAGTTCGTGCCGCACTTCAAGCCTGGCAAGGAATTGCGTGAACGCGTCGACGGCCGCGCCGGTGAGCCGCTGAAGGCTGATGATCCGGACGACGAGCGTTGA
- the pheA gene encoding prephenate dehydratase: MDDELNSRLKPLRDRIDAIDAQLIALLNQRAAVALEVGEVKKHFNAPVFRPERELQVIARLQDMSAGPLESEHISAIWREIMAASRALEQTIHVAFLGPVGTYSEQAMFEYFGQSIEGLPCPSIDEVFRSVEAGASAFGVAPVENSTEGAVSRTLDLLLQTQLLISGELALPIHHNLLTQSGTLDGVKRVCAHAQALAQCQQWLAANAPQLERQAVASNAEAARLAAADPTVAAIAGDRAAAHYGLQIAFSQIQDDPHNRTRFVIVGKQPAGQSGHDQTSLIVSVKNEPGAVFKLLEPLARHGVSMTRFESRPARVGTWEYYFYIDIEGHRDDASVAAALAELGQKAAFLKILGSYPRAR, translated from the coding sequence ATGGACGACGAACTGAATTCCCGCCTGAAACCGCTGCGTGATCGCATCGACGCGATCGACGCGCAGCTGATTGCGCTCCTGAACCAGCGCGCCGCGGTGGCGCTGGAGGTGGGCGAGGTCAAGAAGCATTTCAACGCGCCGGTGTTCCGGCCGGAGCGCGAGCTGCAGGTGATCGCGCGGCTGCAGGACATGAGCGCGGGGCCGCTCGAGAGCGAGCACATCAGCGCAATCTGGCGCGAGATCATGGCGGCGAGCCGCGCGCTCGAGCAGACGATCCACGTCGCGTTCCTCGGGCCGGTCGGCACGTATAGCGAACAGGCGATGTTCGAGTATTTCGGCCAGTCGATCGAAGGGCTGCCGTGCCCGTCGATCGACGAGGTGTTCCGTTCGGTCGAGGCTGGTGCGTCCGCGTTCGGCGTCGCGCCGGTCGAGAATTCGACCGAAGGGGCCGTGTCGCGCACGCTCGACCTGCTGCTGCAGACGCAACTGCTGATCAGCGGCGAGCTCGCGCTGCCCATCCACCACAACCTGCTCACGCAGAGCGGCACGCTCGACGGCGTGAAGCGCGTCTGCGCGCATGCGCAGGCGCTCGCGCAATGCCAGCAGTGGCTCGCCGCGAATGCGCCGCAGCTCGAGCGGCAGGCCGTGGCGAGCAACGCGGAGGCCGCGCGCCTCGCGGCAGCCGATCCGACCGTCGCGGCGATCGCGGGCGACCGCGCGGCCGCGCATTACGGCTTGCAGATCGCGTTCTCGCAGATCCAGGACGACCCGCACAACCGTACGCGCTTCGTGATCGTCGGCAAGCAGCCGGCCGGGCAAAGCGGTCATGACCAGACGTCGCTGATCGTGTCGGTGAAGAACGAGCCGGGCGCCGTGTTCAAGCTGCTCGAACCGCTCGCGCGGCACGGTGTGTCGATGACGCGCTTCGAGTCGCGTCCGGCACGCGTCGGCACGTGGGAGTACTACTTCTACATCGACATCGAAGGGCACCGCGACGATGCGTCGGTCGCGGCCGCGCTTGCGGAACTTGGCCAGAAGGCTGCGTTCCTGAAGATACTCGGTTCGTATCCGCGCGCACGCTGA
- a CDS encoding prephenate dehydrogenase has product MSGFAFNKLVIFGVGLIGGSLARALRERAPGGAGEIVGVGRSRASVERALSLGVIDRAAALDDDAQLRDALAGADLVLLAAPVAQTGPLLARIAPWLADATIVTDAGSTKSDVVAAAREALGARIAQFVPGHPIAGRESSGVEAALPDLYVGRNVVLCPLPENAPESVARIDAMWRATGADVRTMSTGQHDRVFASISHLPHVLSFALVEQILGETDAELKFSYAAGGFRDFTRIAASSPEMWRDVCVANRAALLDELDGYTRVLARLREAIDAGDGAALEAVFTRSRAARKAWQERGGTPAAEPVKK; this is encoded by the coding sequence GTGTCAGGCTTTGCATTCAACAAACTGGTCATTTTCGGTGTCGGCCTGATCGGCGGATCGCTGGCCCGCGCGCTGCGCGAGCGCGCGCCGGGCGGCGCGGGCGAGATCGTCGGCGTGGGCCGTTCGCGCGCATCGGTCGAGCGTGCGCTGTCGCTCGGCGTGATCGACCGCGCGGCGGCGCTCGACGACGACGCGCAGTTGCGCGACGCACTGGCGGGCGCCGATCTCGTGCTGCTGGCCGCACCCGTCGCGCAGACGGGCCCGTTGCTCGCGCGCATCGCGCCGTGGCTCGCCGATGCGACGATCGTCACCGATGCGGGCAGCACCAAATCCGACGTCGTCGCCGCCGCGCGCGAAGCGCTCGGCGCGCGGATCGCGCAGTTCGTGCCGGGGCATCCGATTGCCGGCCGCGAGTCGAGCGGCGTCGAGGCCGCGTTGCCGGACCTGTACGTCGGCCGCAACGTCGTGCTGTGCCCGCTGCCGGAGAACGCGCCCGAATCGGTCGCGCGGATCGACGCGATGTGGCGCGCGACCGGCGCCGACGTGCGCACGATGAGCACCGGGCAGCACGACCGCGTGTTTGCGTCGATCAGCCATCTGCCGCACGTGCTGTCGTTTGCGCTCGTCGAACAGATCCTCGGCGAGACGGACGCGGAACTCAAATTCTCGTACGCGGCGGGCGGCTTCCGCGATTTCACGCGCATCGCGGCGTCGAGCCCGGAGATGTGGCGCGACGTGTGCGTCGCGAACCGCGCGGCGCTGCTCGACGAACTCGACGGCTACACGCGCGTGCTCGCGCGGCTGCGCGAGGCAATCGACGCCGGCGACGGCGCGGCGCTCGAAGCCGTGTTCACGCGCTCGCGCGCCGCACGCAAGGCATGGCAGGAGCGTGGCGGCACGCCCGCTGCCGAACCGGTCAAGAAATAA
- the rpsA gene encoding 30S ribosomal protein S1: MSDLQTSTPNTESFAALFEESLTRQDMRAGEVISAEVVRVDHNFVVVNAGLKSEAYIPIEEFLNDQGEVEVQSGDFVSVAIDALENGYGDTILSRDKAKRLASWLSLEKALDNNELVTGTITGKVKGGMTVMVNGIRAFLPGSLVDTRPVKDTTPYEGKTLEFRVIKLDRKRNNVVLSRRAVIEATQGEERAKLLETLKEGAIVNGVVKNITDYGAFVDLGGIDGLLHITDIAWRRVRHPSEVLSVGQEVTAKILKFDQEKNRVSLGIKQLGDDPWEGISRRYPSGTRLFGKVTNITDYGAFVEVESGIEGLVHVSEMDWTNKNVAPSKVVQLGDEVEVMVLEIDEDRRRISLGMKQCKPNPWDDFSRNFKKGDKITGAIKSITDFGVFIGLPGGIDGLVHLSDLSWSEAGEEAVRKYKKGDEVEAIVLGIDVEKERISLGIKQLEGDPFSNYVAMNDKGSIVDGVVKTVDAKGAVITLTGDIEGYLRASEISQDRVEDARNVLKEGDKVNAMVINIDRKSRGINLSIKAKDSAEQQEAIRGLQSDSSAAATGTTNLGALLKAKLDGQNQ, from the coding sequence ATGTCCGACCTGCAAACCTCCACCCCGAATACCGAATCCTTTGCGGCTCTGTTCGAAGAGTCGCTGACCCGCCAAGACATGCGCGCCGGCGAAGTGATTTCCGCCGAAGTCGTGCGCGTCGACCACAACTTCGTGGTCGTCAATGCAGGCCTGAAGTCCGAGGCTTACATTCCGATCGAGGAATTCCTGAACGATCAGGGCGAGGTTGAGGTGCAGTCGGGCGATTTCGTGTCCGTCGCGATCGACGCACTCGAAAACGGCTACGGCGACACGATCCTGTCGCGCGACAAGGCGAAGCGCCTTGCATCGTGGCTGTCGCTGGAAAAGGCCCTCGACAACAACGAACTCGTCACCGGCACGATCACCGGCAAGGTGAAGGGCGGCATGACCGTGATGGTCAACGGCATCCGCGCGTTCCTGCCGGGTTCGCTGGTCGACACGCGTCCGGTCAAGGACACGACCCCGTACGAAGGCAAGACGCTCGAGTTCCGCGTGATCAAGCTCGATCGCAAGCGTAACAACGTCGTGCTGTCGCGTCGTGCAGTGATCGAAGCGACGCAAGGCGAAGAGCGCGCGAAGCTGCTCGAGACGCTGAAGGAAGGCGCGATCGTCAACGGCGTGGTCAAGAACATCACCGACTACGGTGCGTTCGTCGACCTCGGCGGCATCGACGGCCTGCTGCACATCACCGACATCGCATGGCGTCGTGTGCGTCACCCGAGCGAAGTCCTGTCGGTTGGCCAGGAAGTCACCGCGAAGATCCTCAAGTTCGACCAGGAGAAGAACCGCGTCTCGCTGGGCATCAAGCAACTGGGCGACGATCCGTGGGAAGGCATCTCGCGCCGTTACCCGTCGGGCACGCGCCTGTTCGGCAAGGTCACGAACATCACCGACTACGGCGCATTCGTCGAAGTGGAATCGGGCATCGAAGGCCTCGTCCACGTGTCGGAAATGGACTGGACCAACAAGAACGTTGCTCCGTCGAAGGTTGTCCAGCTCGGCGACGAAGTCGAAGTCATGGTTCTCGAGATCGACGAAGACCGTCGTCGTATCAGCCTCGGCATGAAGCAGTGCAAGCCGAATCCGTGGGATGACTTCAGCCGCAACTTCAAGAAGGGCGACAAGATCACGGGCGCAATCAAGTCGATCACCGACTTCGGCGTGTTCATCGGTCTGCCGGGCGGCATCGACGGCCTGGTCCACCTGTCGGACCTGTCGTGGAGCGAAGCTGGCGAAGAAGCCGTTCGCAAGTACAAGAAGGGCGACGAAGTCGAAGCAATCGTGCTCGGTATCGACGTCGAGAAGGAGCGTATTTCGCTCGGCATCAAGCAACTCGAAGGCGACCCGTTCAGCAACTACGTTGCAATGAACGACAAGGGCTCGATCGTCGACGGCGTCGTGAAGACGGTCGATGCGAAGGGTGCGGTCATCACGCTGACGGGCGACATCGAAGGCTACCTGCGCGCATCGGAAATCTCGCAGGATCGCGTCGAAGATGCACGCAACGTGCTGAAGGAAGGCGACAAGGTCAACGCGATGGTGATCAACATCGATCGCAAGTCGCGTGGCATCAACCTGTCGATCAAGGCGAAGGATTCGGCCGAGCAACAGGAAGCGATCCGCGGCCTGCAATCGGACTCGAGCGCTGCTGCGACCGGTACGACCAACCTCGGCGCGCTGCTGAAGGCGAAGCTCGACGGCCAGAACCAGTAA
- the aroA gene encoding 3-phosphoshikimate 1-carboxyvinyltransferase — translation MDYLDLGPYSSASGTVRLPGSKSISNRVLLLAALAEGETTITNLLDSDDTRVMLDALGKLGVKLTRDGDTCVVTGTRGAFTAKTADLFLGNAGTAVRPLTAALAVNGGDYRVHGVPRMHERPIGDLVDGLRQIGARIDYELNEGYPPLRIRPATISVDAPIRVRGDVSSQFLTALLMTLPLVKAKDGKIVVEVDGELISKPYIDITIRLMERFGVVVERDGWQRFVVPAGVRYRSPGRIMVEGDASSASYFLAAGALGGGPLRVEGVGRASIQGDVGFANALMQMGANVTMGDDWIDVRGIGHDHGKLEPIDMDFNLIPDAAMTIAVAALFASGTSTLRNIASWRVKETDRIAAMATELRKVGAIVEEGPDYLVVTPPEKLTPNAAIDTYDDHRMAMCFSLVSLGGVPVRINDPKCVGKTFPDYFDRFAALAKA, via the coding sequence ATGGACTATCTCGATCTCGGCCCGTACTCCAGCGCATCGGGCACCGTGCGCCTGCCCGGCTCGAAGAGCATCTCGAACCGCGTGCTGCTGCTCGCGGCGCTTGCCGAAGGCGAAACGACGATCACCAACCTGCTCGACTCCGACGATACGCGCGTGATGCTCGATGCACTCGGCAAGCTCGGCGTGAAGCTCACGCGCGACGGCGACACCTGCGTCGTCACGGGCACGCGCGGCGCGTTCACCGCGAAGACGGCCGACCTGTTCCTCGGCAACGCGGGCACGGCCGTGCGGCCGCTGACCGCGGCGCTCGCGGTGAACGGCGGCGACTATCGCGTGCACGGCGTGCCGCGCATGCACGAGCGGCCGATCGGCGATCTCGTCGACGGCCTGCGGCAGATCGGCGCGCGGATCGATTACGAACTGAACGAAGGCTACCCGCCGCTGCGGATCAGGCCCGCGACGATCTCGGTCGATGCGCCGATCCGCGTGCGCGGCGACGTGTCGAGCCAGTTCCTCACGGCGCTGCTGATGACGCTGCCGCTCGTGAAGGCGAAGGACGGCAAGATCGTCGTCGAGGTCGACGGCGAACTGATCTCGAAGCCGTACATCGACATCACGATCCGGCTGATGGAGCGTTTCGGCGTGGTCGTCGAGCGTGACGGCTGGCAGCGCTTCGTCGTGCCGGCCGGCGTCCGCTACCGCTCGCCGGGGCGGATCATGGTCGAGGGCGATGCGTCGTCCGCATCGTACTTCCTCGCGGCCGGCGCGCTTGGCGGCGGCCCGCTGCGCGTCGAGGGCGTGGGGCGGGCGAGCATCCAGGGCGACGTCGGCTTCGCGAACGCGCTGATGCAGATGGGCGCGAACGTGACGATGGGCGACGACTGGATCGATGTGCGAGGCATCGGTCACGACCACGGCAAGCTCGAGCCGATCGACATGGATTTCAACCTGATCCCCGATGCGGCGATGACCATCGCGGTTGCGGCGCTGTTCGCGAGCGGCACGAGCACGCTGCGCAACATCGCGAGCTGGCGCGTGAAGGAGACCGACCGCATCGCCGCGATGGCGACCGAACTGCGCAAGGTCGGCGCGATCGTCGAGGAAGGTCCCGACTATCTCGTTGTCACGCCGCCGGAAAAGCTCACGCCGAACGCGGCGATCGACACGTACGACGATCACCGGATGGCGATGTGCTTCTCGCTCGTCAGCCTGGGCGGCGTGCCCGTGCGGATCAACGATCCGAAGTGCGTCGGCAAGACGTTCCCCGACTATTTCGACCGCTTCGCTGCGCTCGCCAAAGCCTGA
- the cmk gene encoding (d)CMP kinase, whose product MKSTRPFHPTPVITIDGPTASGKGTVAALVAAHLGFHLLDSGALYRLAALASVRYGIEAEDIDALVKLIDDLHITFREGCAQLDGVDVSNDIRAEAVGNRASAIAVHGPVRTALVARQRAFRKTPGLVADGRDMGTVIFPDAVLKVFLTASAEARAARRHKQLMQKGFSANIDDLLRDLRERDARDSNRAAAPLKPAADAELLDTSALSVDEAVDQVLQWYRALGQPA is encoded by the coding sequence ATGAAATCGACCCGACCCTTTCACCCGACTCCCGTCATCACGATCGACGGCCCGACCGCTTCCGGCAAGGGCACCGTCGCGGCGCTCGTCGCCGCGCACCTTGGCTTCCACCTGCTCGACAGCGGTGCGCTGTACCGTCTCGCGGCGCTCGCAAGCGTACGCTACGGCATTGAGGCGGAGGACATCGACGCGCTGGTGAAACTGATCGACGATCTCCACATCACGTTCCGCGAAGGCTGCGCGCAGCTCGACGGCGTCGACGTGTCGAACGACATCCGCGCCGAAGCGGTCGGCAACCGCGCGTCGGCCATTGCCGTGCACGGGCCCGTGCGCACCGCGCTGGTCGCGCGCCAGCGCGCGTTCCGCAAGACGCCGGGCCTGGTTGCCGACGGCCGCGACATGGGTACGGTGATCTTCCCGGACGCCGTGCTGAAGGTGTTCCTGACGGCCAGCGCCGAGGCGCGCGCGGCCAGACGGCATAAGCAATTGATGCAAAAAGGTTTTTCTGCTAATATAGATGACTTGCTCCGGGATCTTCGTGAACGTGACGCGCGCGACAGCAATCGCGCGGCCGCACCGCTGAAGCCCGCGGCAGATGCCGAGCTGCTGGATACGTCGGCACTTTCGGTCGATGAAGCAGTCGACCAGGTGCTGCAGTGGTACCGGGCGCTCGGCCAGCCCGCCTGA